In the genome of Cryptococcus deuterogattii R265 chromosome 6, complete sequence, one region contains:
- a CDS encoding GC-rich sequence DNA-binding factor, translating into MFVKRARPRPSLRARDSDLPDPASTLSPLAKSSITANDAQNSDDSVEIDPNEGSGSILGRKKGLKKEKTKDRLSKKVSALSFGGAADEDEGMAFKPKKSLLSQQLKPPSTPSTFDTTGTPSTMRTSGVYSREYLSELKAATPTRAPRGVTDTIEDDDTEDPSGLSRLAREKYASTFAQDTTAGIPDAATIAAAKMKRQAAVGGNGPASASAENEEDYISLGSGAGKVAIYDAQQGPHPESRLMREEDEEGEGDEDLADYTGAKDKLFLGKNANKAAARRLRGEIGELIADREAEDEDDEETLEWEKAQAQRSGLWAEKEPDKVVKKGYTPAPIPLARPLPTIPSAQSRLTKALSDLEITKSHNDHNLDVVAQELADLEKQERELRIEVEKVEGKREYMEEFRRWVEMLGNFLEEKFPRLEEIEADALHIVQERSQSTNKRRADDDNDDLALCMGVAAPKEGEQKVDERDATRVAGASSGVRRSRREQRESRRSKRIARKANTGDDEGYSTDSTLADADAEDYAAAQNRLAHRTYALLDDVKAEDFRDPEKGLAVRFGGWRKRDEEEYVNAFGGLALVQAWEFWARGEMVGWEPLRGSAFLDSFRWFHSLHHYCHPRQTRPDEDEDLDEEPPLSPEGDLVASMVSTAVVPLLTKIFEAGAYDPYSAPQTRRAVDLTDVVADLTSKDSRKFVALLKAILAVFHSHLLELSSAIIAVTAPDAIPPPAFNPASRSALSRFIHRRIKLLKNILMWKREAPQEVRGLVVRLVGEILRPVLSRTWESGGKELAQDVSQSLKEA; encoded by the exons ATGTTCGTCAAAAGAGCCAGgcctcgtccttctctccgTGCTCGCGATTCCGACCTCCCCGACCCTGCATCTACCTTATCGCCTCTGGCCAAGTCCTCCATCACCGCTAATGATGCTCAAAATTCGGACGATTCTGTTGAAATAGATCCAAACGAAGGCAGTGGCAGTATccttgggaggaagaaagggctaaagaaggaaaagacgaaagaTAGGCTATCAAAAAAGGTTAGCGCGTTGAGTTTCGGCGGCGCggcagatgaggatgaagggatggCCTTCAAGCCCAAGAAATCACTTTTATCACAACAACTAAAACCTCCTTCTACTCCCAGTACATTTGACACGACTGGGACGCCAAGTACCATGAGAACCTCTGGAGTATACTCTCGGGAATATCTCTCCGAGCTAAAGGCCGCGACACCGACCCGTGCTCCTCGTGGTGTGACAGATACTatcgaagatgatgatactGAGGACCCGTCAGGTCTGAGTCGATTAGCCAGAGAAAAGTATGCTTCAACTTTCGCGCAGGACACAACTGCAGGAATCCCTGATGCTGCAACCATCGCGgcggcgaagatgaagcgTCAAGCAGCCGTGGGAGGTAATGGGCCAGCAAGCGCATCCGccgagaatgaagaagactaTATCTCCTTGGGGTCGGGCGCGGGAAAGGTTGCGATCTACGATGCTCAACAAGGGCCTCATCCTGAGAGCAGATtaatgagagaagaggacgaagaaggtgaaggcgatgaag ATTTGGCCGATTACACTGGAGCCAAAGATAAATTATTCCTAGGGAAGAATGCTAATAAGGCGGCGGCAAGAAGATTACGAGGCGAAATTGGTGAACTTATAGCGGACAG AGAggccgaagatgaagatgacgaggaaaCTTTGGAGTGGGAGAAAGCACAAGCGCAGCGGTCAGGGTTATGGGCGGAAAAGGAACCCGACAAAGTTGTCAAGAAGGGATATACTCCTGCACCCA TACCTCTCGCCCGGCCCCTTCCAACTATACCATCCGCTCAATCTCGCCTTACTAAAGCGCTTTCCGATCTCGAAATAACAAAGTCTCACAACGACCACAACCTTGATGTAGTCGCGCAAGAATTAGCTGATttggagaagcaagaaaGGGAGCTGCGAATAGAAGTTGAAAAGGTTGAAGGGAAACGCGAATATATGGAGGAATTTAGACGATGGGTGGAGATGTTGGGCAATTTtctggaggaaaag TTCCCGAGATTAGAAGAAATTGAGGCAGACGCTTTGCATATCGTCCAGGAACGGTCCCAGTCGACCAACAAGCGCCGAGCTGATGACGACAATGACGATCTTGCTCTCTGTATGGGCGTAGCCGCGCCGAAAGAGGGTGAACAAAAGGTCGACGAAAGAGATGCTACGAGGGTAGCGGGGGCTAGCTCTGGTGTGAGACGCAGTAGACGAGAACAACGCGAGTCACGTCGGTCCAAACGAATAGCGCGAAAGGCAAATAccggggatgatgaaggataTTCCACGGATTCGACTCTTGCAGATGCCGATGCTGAAGATTATGCTGCTGCTCAGAATCGTCTGGCTCATCGCACTTATGCCTTGTTGGACGATGTGAAGGCAGAAGACTTTAGAGATCCAGAGAAGGGTCTTGCAGTGAGGTTTggtggatggaggaaaagggatgaagaagagtatgtAAATGCCTTTGGTGGTCTGGCCTTGGTGCAGGCTTGGGAATTCTGGGCGAGGGGAGAAATGGTAGGATGGGAGCCTCTGAGG GGTTCTGCATTTCTCGATTCTTTTCGATGGTTCCACTCGCTTCATCACTACTGCCACCCTCGCCAAACCCGCccggatgaagatgaggatttGGATGAGGAACCGCCTCTCAGCCCTGAAGGAGACCTCGTTGCGTCAATGGTATCGACTGCTGTTGTCCCTCTTTTGACCAAAATCTTTGAGGCTGGCGCCTATGATCCGTATTCGGCACCACAGACAAGGCGCGCGGTCGATTTGACGGACGTGGTGGCTGATTTAACAAGCAAGGATAGTCGCAAGTTTGTCGCGCTTTTGAAAGCTATACTTGCTGTGTTtcactctcatcttctcgaACTCTCCTCAGCTATAATAGCTGTAACTGCCCCCGACGCCATTCCTCCACCCGCATTCAATCCCGCATCTCGATCAGCATTGAGTCGCTTCATCCATCGCCGAATTAAGCTATTGAAGAACATCCTTatgtggaaaagagaggcTCCCCAAGAGGTTAGAGGACTTGTGGTGAGATTAGTAGGGGAGATACTGCGACCAGTGTTGTCAAGAACATGGGAGtctggaggaaaggaattAGCTCAGGATGTAAGTCAAAGTTTGAAGGAGGCTTGA